Part of the Kiritimatiellia bacterium genome, GCCACGCCGCCGCCCGGCACGATGCCTTCCTCGACCGCGGCGCGGGTCGCATGCAGCGCATCCTCGACGCGCGCCTTTTTCTCCTTCATCTCGGTTTCGGTCGCCGCGCCGACGCTGATCACCGCGACACCACCGGCAAGTTTCGCGAGGCGCTCCTGCAGCTTCTCACGGTCGTAATCCGAGGTGGTCTCCTCGATCTGTTTCCGCAGCTGCTCGATCCGCGCCTTGATCTCGGAGGTCTTGCCGGCGCCCTCAACGATCGTGGTGGTGTCCTTGTCCACAACGATCCGCTTCGCACGACCGAGGTCGGAAAGCTGCACGTTCTCGAGCTTGATGCCGAGATCCTCGCTGATGAACCGGCCACCGGTCAGGATCGCGATGTCCTCGCACATCGCCTTCCGGCGGTCACCGAATCCCGGCGCCTTCACCGCGCAGCACTGCAGCGTACCGCGGATCCGGTTCACCACCAGCGTCGCGAGCGCTTCGCCCTCGACCTCCTCCGCGATCACCAGCAGCGGCTTGCCGCTCTTCGCGACGTTCTGCAGCAGCGGCAGGAAGTCCTGCAGGCTCGAGATCTTTTTCTCGTAGACCAGCACGTAGGCGTCCTCGAGCACGCACTCCATCGTCTCGGTGTTCGTGACGAAGTAGGGCGACTGGTAGCCCTTGTCGAACTGCATGCCCTCGACCACCTCGAGCGTGGTCTCGATGCTCTTCGCCTCCTCCACCGTGATCGTGCCATCCTTGCCGACCTTCTCCATCGCGTCGGCGATGATTTCACCGATGGTCGTGTCGCCATTCGCGGAAATCGTCGCCACCTGGCAGATCTCCGAACGGTCCTTTACCTTCTTGCTCATCTTGTTGAGCTCGGCGACGACCGTCTCGACCGCCTTGTCAATGCCGCGCTTCAGCGACATCGGATTCGCACCAGCGGTGACGTTCTTCAGCCCCTCGCGATAGATCGCTTCGGCCAGCACTGTCGCGGTGGTCGTCCCGTCCCCGGCGACATCGCTGGTCTTGCTGGCCACTTCGCGCACCATCTGCGCGCCCATGTTCTCGAACGGGTCCTTCAGCTCGATTTCCTTTGCGACGGTGACACCGTCCTTCGTGACCGTCGGCGACCCGAACTTCTTGTCCAGGATCACGTTCCGGCCTTTCGGCCCCAGCGTCACCGCGACCGCGCGGGCGAGCTGCTGAACGCCGCTCAGAATCGCCTGCCGCGCATCGGCATCATACTTCAGTTGCTTCGCTGCCATGTTGAACTCTCCTTATTCGGTTGAGGACGTGCCGGAGCCTCAGTCCTTCACGATCCCGAGGATGTCCTCCTCGCGGATGATCTGGTACTCCTTGTCGTCCAGTTTCACTTCGGTGCCGCCGTACTTCGGCATCAGCACCTTGTCGCCGACCTTGACATTGAAGGGGATCTTGTTGCCCTTCTCGTCAATCTTGCCGGTACCGATCGCAATAACTTTACCGGTGGTCGGCTTCTCCTTGGCGGTGTCCGGGATGATGATCCCACCCTTCTTCTGCTCCGCCTCCTCGATCGGTTCCACCAGAACCCGATCCGCCAGCGGTTGAATCTTCATGCGACGTCACTCTCCTTCTTTCGGGGTCTCCCTTGCACGACGGCGCACGGGCCCGGACCCCTTCTGACCCGCCGCCTGCAGAAAGCCGTGCTACGGCTTCTTGTCGTCCACCATCGTAAAGTCCGCGTCGATGACGCCGTCGTCGCGCTCTCGCCGACCGGCGCTGGCGCCGCCGCCCGAGGCGCCACCGGAGCCCGCTGCGCCGCCGCTGGCGCCGGTGCGCCGCGCCTGCGAGTAGAGCTCCGTCGAGGCGGCTTGCATCTGCCGGTTCACCTCCTCCATCGCGCGCCGGAGTGCCTCGGTGCCCTCCTTGCGATCGATCGCCTCCCGCAGTCGCTTCACCGCATCCTCGACGCGGTGTTTTGCCTCCGCCGAAAGCTTGTCGCCGTACTCCTTCAGCGCCTTCTCGGTCGAGTACGCCAGCGAGTCCGCCTGGTTGCGCGTCTCGACTTCTTCGCGCCGACGCTGGTCCTCCGCAGCGTGCGCTTCCGCCTCGCGCACCAGCCGCTCGATCTCCGCCTTATCGAGCCCGCTGGAGGCGGTGATCGTGATTTTCTGCTCCTTGCCGGTGCCGAGATCCTTCGCGGACACGTTCAGGATGCCGTTCGCGTCAATATCGAAGGTCACCTCGATCTGCGGCACACCGCGCGGTGCCGGCGGAATGCCGTCCAGTAGGAACCGCCCGATCGTCTTGTTGTCCGCCGCCATCTTGCGCTCGCCCTGCAGCACGTGGATCTCGACGGTCGTCTGACCGTCGGCCGCGGTGCTGAAGATCTGGCTCTTGCGCGTTGGGATCGTGGTGTTCCGCTCGATCAACGGCGTGAACACACCGCCCAGCGTTTCGATGCCGAGCGTCAGCGGCGTGACGTCAAGCAGCAGGACGTCCTTCACCTCGCCCTTCAGCACACCGCCCTGGATCGCCGCGCCAACCGCCACCACCTCGTCGGGGTTGACGCCCTTGTGCGGGTCGCGGCCGAACAGCGCCTTCACGCGCTCCTGCACCTTCGGCATGCGCGTCATCCCGCCCACCAGCACCACCTCGTCAATGTCCGAGAACGATAGCCCGGCGTCCTTCAGACAGTTGCGAACCGGCTCGACGCTGCGCTCGATCAGATGATCCACCAGCTGCTCGAGCTTCGCGCGCGTCAGCGTCACGTTCAGGTGCTTCGGCTCGCCATCGCTGCCGGCCGCGATGAACGGAAGGTTGATCTCCGTTTGCTGCGCGGTCGACAGCTCACACTTCGCCTTCTCCGCCGCATCCTTCAGCCGCTGCAGCGCCATCGGGTCCTTCGAGAGGTCAATGCCCTGCTCGCGACGGAACTCCTGCAGCAGCCACTGGATGATGACCTGGTCGAAATCGTCGCCGCCCAGATGCGTATCGCCGTTGGTCGCCTTCACCTCGAACACACCCTCGCCGATCTCGAGAATCGAGATGTCGAAGGTGCCGCCGCCCAGGTCGTACACCGCGATCGTCTCGTCCTTCTTTTTGTCCAGCCCGTACGCGAGCGACGCGGCGGTCGGCTCGTTGATGATGCGCAACACCTCGAGCCCGGCGATGCGGCCCGCATCCTTCGTCGCCTGCCGCTGGCTGTCATTGAAGTAGGCCGGCACGGTGATCACCGCCTGCGTGATCTTCTCCCCCAGAAACGCCTCCGCATCTGCCTTCATCTTCTGCAGAATCATCGCGGAGATTTCTGGCGGCGAGTACACCCGATCCCCCACCCGCACGTGCGCATCGCCGTTCGGTGCACGCACCACCTCGTAGGGCACGAGCTTGATCTCCTGCTGCACCTCGTCGTAGCGGCGGCCCATGAACCGTTTGATCGAAAAAATCGTGTTCTTCGGGTTCGTCACCGCCTGGCGGCGCGCCGCCTGCCCGACCAGTCGCTCGCCACTCTTGGTGAAGGCCACCACCGAGGGCGTCGTCCGGCCGCCCTCCGCGTTCGGAATTACGACCGGCTGCCCGCCCTCCATCACCGCCATGCACGAGTTCGTCGTGCCCAGATCAATGCCCAGAACCTTCGACATGACAAAATCTCCTGCCTGCTCCAACCGTTCTCGCCGGCACTCGCAGGCGTTGCTCCTCGCAGCAAAACACATGCCAATCTCGGGAATCCAGCGAAGAATAAACCGTAAACTTCTAATCCCAAATTGTTTGGAATTATCTTTTTTGCCACGGCGATGAGGCCACGGGCCATTCTGGCACACATCGTTCGCTGCAAGCTGTGACGATTTGCCCCTCGGTATCTGGCTCCTCACGGGGAGGATGTTCGGCGGGCTGTTTCAATCTCCAGCAATTCCGTTCACAGCGCCGACCGCCCGCCGGCGGGACATCCACCCGGCGGTTTGAGGCATCCCAGCCGGTGGTTTCCGGGGCGCTGGATCTCGGGCTTCAAATGACGCGGCGAGGAATCGTTGCGCGAATGCCGACGAGGATTTCGTACGGAATCGTACGCGCTAACGTGGCCAGCTCGTCCGCCCAGATTTCCTGGTTCCCTTGCCGACCGATCAGCACCACCTCGTCGCCGGGTCGTACATTCGCGTAGAGGCCCGCGTCAACAGTGATCCAGTTCATGCTGACCCGCCCGACCACCCGGCAGCGGCGCCCGCCAATCAATACGTGAGCGCGGTTGCTGAGCGCGCGGAGGTAGCCATCCGCATAACCGGCGGAGACCACTGCGAGGGTTGTTGCCGCCGGCGTTACGTAGGTGCCATAGTAGCCGACCGGCGTCCCTGCGGGCACCCGGCGCACGTGGACAACCCGGCATTTCCACTGCAACACCGGGCGCGTCACGATCCGCCCGGTGGGGTCGGCCGCGCCATACCCATAGGCAATCAGTCCAGGCCGGATCGCATCGAAATCCCACTCGGGATGCAGCAGCGCCGCCCGGCTGCTCGAGACGTGCTGAAAAAGTTTCCGGCCCGCGAACGACTCGGCGGCCATCACAATCTCCCGGAATCGCTGCAGCTGCGCCGCGGCCGGATCACCCTCTCCGGCCTCGACTCGTGCCAAATGCGTGCAGATGCCCTCGATGAAAAGGCCTCGCTCGCCGAACAGCGGCCGAATCTCTTCCGTCGCGCTGGCCCACCCAAACCCGATCCGGCCCATACCGGTGTCGATCTTTAAGTGCACCGTCAACCGCTTTCGGCGGCGGCGGGCCTCAGCGGCGAGCGCACGGCCATGCTCCAGACCGGCGACGATCGGCGTTGCGCCGCGCCGCAGCACTTCCGCGGTCTGATGCGGCAAGATCGGGCCGAGCACCAGCAGCCGCGCCCGGGGCGCCGCTGCGCGAACCTCCTTCAATTCGGCCGCATGTGCGACCGCCAGCCACCGCACACCTCCCTCCGTGGCCAACCGCGCAACCTCCCGCGCGCTATGCCCGTAGGCATCCGCCTTGACGACCAGAATCACCTCCGTGCGTTCGGGCAGCGCGGTACGGATCGCGCGAAGGTTGTCGCGGAGCGCCGCCGCGTCAATCTCCACCCAGGAGGGATCCATTGCTCAGCGGCGGGATACCCGGCCGGCGCCGTTACAGGATTTGCACAACGATGCGCCGCGGCCGTCGCACGACGCGCAGATGGCCTCGCGATACCGTCCCGAGCCGCTGCAACGACTGCAGGGAATCGTCCCGTCTCCCTGACACTTGGAGCAGGGGCTGCCCTCGCCTGTGCCGCGACAGGCGGCACACACCGATTCGCCGCGACCGGCGCACTTCGAGCACTCAACGAATCCCTTGCCCGTGCATTCGGTGCAGGTCCGCTTGCCGGTCCCGTTGCAGGTTTCGCATCGGGTTTGCAGCGCGGTTGCTCCCCGTGTCCCGGAAGACCGGCCGCGGCCGTTGCAGTCGGGGCAGATTTCGGTGCCACCGGCACAGTTTTGGTTGCCGCATCCCGAAATGCCGGCGCCATTGCAGGTGGCACAGGACTGCGACCCAAACCCGTGACAACGTTCACACACCACGCCGGCGGCCCGGCGGGCCGCTGCCTGTTGTTTGGGGCTGAGTGTCTCCCACAGCCCCGCCGGCAACCAGAGGTCGCGGACCTCTTCAAGTCCCCGCTTCTGTTGCTCCGCCGCGTACGACTGCAGCGCTTGCGCCTCCTCGTTGGCCAGTTGGTCATCCGGGGTCCGCGCCGGTACCCGGCCGAGGCCGCGGCAGTAGCCGCACTTGCCGCCGACGACCACCTGATCCACCACCTCCCCCTTCAGCGTGAGCGCCTTCATGCGTTGAGCGCCCGTGCCTCGGCACACCGGACAGGGCTGCTCCGCGCGCACGAGCCGACGTCGCGCATCCCGGATCAGCGCGGCGAGCGCAACACGCTGCTCGGCGGTTTGCGGGCCCTGAATCGCGAGCATCGCGGCGGCATTTCGAGCAAACAGGATTGCTCCCCACGCCGCCCCCTGCTCCGCGAGACGGCGCGCGGTCGCGATCTGCTCGGCGACAACTTCGTTGCGGAGCTGGGGTGCACCCGCGGCCGACGGCGGCGCGGAGGTCTCCGCCACAGCGGCCGGAACGCCGGTAACGGGCTGTGCGGGCGCCCGGGCCGGCGGCGGCAATGCCGCTTTGCAATGACCGCACTGCGTATCCTCGGCCCCAGCCTCATGTCCGCACGCGGGGCAAATGCGCAGCGCCGCGGTCGCCGTCACCACCCCGGCGACCAGCGCGATCCATGGGCCGACTTTCAGAGCCTTCATCGGCGTACCTCTCGACCTCGACCGACGGCCAAGGTCTGCAATATCCTACCCGCGCAGTGCGTCTTATATCACGGAGCGACCGGACCATGCGAGGTGTCCGCCAGCAACTCGAGCGGCGTGGTCAGGCGTTGGTGGAGTTCGTCGCAATGGCGGCGATGCTGATGTTGGTGCTATTGATGCTCGCTCTGCTGTTGTTCACGTTTCGGGAATACGGCGGCCGCGTGATGGATCTGGTCGGCTCCGAGTACCCCTGAGCGACACGGTCCTAGAGGATTGGCAACCGTCGCAAAAGGGGGTAGCGTGGAGTGGACAGCGGGGGCAACCCCGGAGGATGCAGCGATGAACAGCCGTCGGTTGAAGAAGCGAGGCCAGGCGCTGACTGAGTATATCATCATCGTTGTGATCGTCGCGCTGGCCGCGATCGCGATCGTGGCGATCTTCAGCGACACGATCCGGGAGAAGTTCGCCGGCGCGGTGGAGGAGCTGGGCGGCGATTCGGCCGCGAAAGATGCGGCGATGGACGTCAGCTCGCACCAGTATCTGAAGGATCTCGACCGGGACGGGTCGCGCAGCAACTGAGTTCCGCGCCCGGCGAGGGGGCGAAGCATGGTCCCGAACCGTCGCGCCCGTCGCGGGCAGTCGTTGATTGAGGCGCTGGTCGTCATCGCGATCGGTTGCCTGATTTGTCTGGGCGCGTTTCAGATTTCGCAACTGTACGCCGGCCGCGCAGTGTTGTCGTACACCGCCGCGGCCGCAGCTCGGGCGCGGAGTGTCGGCTTCAACGATTTCATGGTCTACAAGGTCGCCCGCGCAGCGGCGATCCCGAACGCGGGACGAATCGTCGAGCCCCAGATTCAGCGTGGTGGGGGGCTGGCGACGCTGGTCCGCGATCCGCGACCGGG contains:
- the groL gene encoding chaperonin GroEL (60 kDa chaperone family; promotes refolding of misfolded polypeptides especially under stressful conditions; forms two stacked rings of heptamers to form a barrel-shaped 14mer; ends can be capped by GroES; misfolded proteins enter the barrel where they are refolded when GroES binds); this translates as MAAKQLKYDADARQAILSGVQQLARAVAVTLGPKGRNVILDKKFGSPTVTKDGVTVAKEIELKDPFENMGAQMVREVASKTSDVAGDGTTTATVLAEAIYREGLKNVTAGANPMSLKRGIDKAVETVVAELNKMSKKVKDRSEICQVATISANGDTTIGEIIADAMEKVGKDGTITVEEAKSIETTLEVVEGMQFDKGYQSPYFVTNTETMECVLEDAYVLVYEKKISSLQDFLPLLQNVAKSGKPLLVIAEEVEGEALATLVVNRIRGTLQCCAVKAPGFGDRRKAMCEDIAILTGGRFISEDLGIKLENVQLSDLGRAKRIVVDKDTTTIVEGAGKTSEIKARIEQLRKQIEETTSDYDREKLQERLAKLAGGVAVISVGAATETEMKEKKARVEDALHATRAAVEEGIVPGGGVAMVRAAAALESLKLSGDEAVGVEIVRKACDAPLRQLVANAGIEGAVVLEEVRKGKGAYGYDVAKGEFVDMVKAGIIDPTKVARTALQNAASIAGLLLTTECMVTEIPEKKEAPASSGGMDY
- the groES gene encoding co-chaperone GroES, which codes for MKIQPLADRVLVEPIEEAEQKKGGIIIPDTAKEKPTTGKVIAIGTGKIDEKGNKIPFNVKVGDKVLMPKYGGTEVKLDDKEYQIIREEDILGIVKD
- the dnaK gene encoding molecular chaperone DnaK yields the protein MSKVLGIDLGTTNSCMAVMEGGQPVVIPNAEGGRTTPSVVAFTKSGERLVGQAARRQAVTNPKNTIFSIKRFMGRRYDEVQQEIKLVPYEVVRAPNGDAHVRVGDRVYSPPEISAMILQKMKADAEAFLGEKITQAVITVPAYFNDSQRQATKDAGRIAGLEVLRIINEPTAASLAYGLDKKKDETIAVYDLGGGTFDISILEIGEGVFEVKATNGDTHLGGDDFDQVIIQWLLQEFRREQGIDLSKDPMALQRLKDAAEKAKCELSTAQQTEINLPFIAAGSDGEPKHLNVTLTRAKLEQLVDHLIERSVEPVRNCLKDAGLSFSDIDEVVLVGGMTRMPKVQERVKALFGRDPHKGVNPDEVVAVGAAIQGGVLKGEVKDVLLLDVTPLTLGIETLGGVFTPLIERNTTIPTRKSQIFSTAADGQTTVEIHVLQGERKMAADNKTIGRFLLDGIPPAPRGVPQIEVTFDIDANGILNVSAKDLGTGKEQKITITASSGLDKAEIERLVREAEAHAAEDQRRREEVETRNQADSLAYSTEKALKEYGDKLSAEAKHRVEDAVKRLREAIDRKEGTEALRRAMEEVNRQMQAASTELYSQARRTGASGGAAGSGGASGGGASAGRRERDDGVIDADFTMVDDKKP
- the alr gene encoding alanine racemase translates to MDPSWVEIDAAALRDNLRAIRTALPERTEVILVVKADAYGHSAREVARLATEGGVRWLAVAHAAELKEVRAAAPRARLLVLGPILPHQTAEVLRRGATPIVAGLEHGRALAAEARRRRKRLTVHLKIDTGMGRIGFGWASATEEIRPLFGERGLFIEGICTHLARVEAGEGDPAAAQLQRFREIVMAAESFAGRKLFQHVSSSRAALLHPEWDFDAIRPGLIAYGYGAADPTGRIVTRPVLQWKCRVVHVRRVPAGTPVGYYGTYVTPAATTLAVVSAGYADGYLRALSNRAHVLIGGRRCRVVGRVSMNWITVDAGLYANVRPGDEVVLIGRQGNQEIWADELATLARTIPYEILVGIRATIPRRVI